CTCCAGATAATTGTAAAAAACATCATCAAAAAATGATAAATTTATTAAAAGAAAATCTTAATACCAATGAACAAGTGCAAAATAGCAAATATTGTGAGAAAACTTAAAAGAGTTTATCAGATGCTATCAAACGTAGTTGCAGAACTAAAACTTGATTAGCATGAAAAGAAGGACTGAGGTATATGTACTATTGTTATGAAGTTTTGATGGGTGAAATAGAAAAACTTTCTTATTATTTCTTCTGTGAACAATCCTACGAATGAAGATATAAAATGCATCGATCCAGCTATAGAAACTGGGGAGAAGTTTTAACTTATAAATTTGTTATGATTTAAAACAATAATTTTATCTCTCAATTCTTAAAAATAGGTTGTGCTATAATACTTATAAATATAAGTATAAGGACTAGTAATGAAAGCATTGGGTATCAGAGATTTGCAGAAAAATCCATCGGCTTTAACAAAATTTTTGGAGGAAAATGAGTATACATTAATAACCAAAAGAAACGTTCCTTTGGGAATAGCTATATCTTTTAATGATGATATCATCACAAAAGGATTGAAAACATCTCTCCTTATCAATGCTTACGAAGAAGGCTTGGTAAGTCTGGGGGAATTGGCAAAAGCCTTGGATATATCGAAAAAAGAGGCCATGAAGCTGATATCTATCAATGGAAAAAACGTAATTGACTACGATTTCAAAGAGGATCTGGAAAATTTGAAAGATTTTGCACAATGATTGTAGTGAGTGACAGTACTACATTGATAATTTTATTTGATTTGAATAGATTGGATCTACTGCAAAACCTTTTTCAAAAAATTTATATTCCTAATAAGGTACATGAAGAAATTACTTATAAAGAAGATATCTCTATACCAGAGTTCATTGAAATAGTGGAGGTAGATAAGAGTGAAATATTGAAATATCTTGAGTTTTATCTCGATGAAGGAGAGAGTGAAGCGATCTCATTAGCTTTGGAGAGAGAACTACCTTTGATTATTGATGAGAAAAAGGGAAGAAAAATAGCAAAAAATCTGGGTATCAAGATAGTGGGACTTCTTGGTATCATATATCTTAATATACAAAAGGGTTTTATCACAAAAAAAGAGGCGAAAGAGCTTTTAGAAACAGCCGTGAAAAATGGTTATAGGATTTCTGAAAAATTGATTAAGGAAGTACTAGAGCGATAAAAAAGGCAAAATGGAGAGTTTAATCAAAAGGTCTTCTCTCGATTATTTTGATGTAGCTAATCTTGAGTAGAAATCAACCTCTATAAAAAACACTCAAGAAATACTTTGAGACAAATTTCTCAAATCTTCTTCTTATCCTCCAAAATAAACCTGTGCAGCTCTTTACAAAAATCGCTATAGCAGACGATATTTTGCTCTTCGATGTTTTCAGCGAGCTCTAGCTGCATACGCAAATAGTCTTTTTCTTGGCGTCTTAAAAAGAGTACTCCGCAGTAAAAAAAGCCAAGTTTTCGTAAAGCCTCTACCACTTTATCGATATTTGCTACACTTTGCAAGCATATATCTGCATAGACCATATCGGGATGTTTTTTGACAGCCTCTTCAAAAATAGCGGTAACACGCTCCTCAAAATTTATTCCAGCACCATCAATGACGATCGCTGTAATATTAAATGTAGCGTTATGCTCAATGGCAATCTTCTCTTTTGTCTCTCCTCCTTCTGCAATTTCAAATGGTACATTGCAAAGTTCATAACTCTTTTTGATCCACTCTTGATAACGTTTTGGGATAAATATTTTTCGAAGTGTTCTCTTAAAGACCAAATACTCTACAACGGTTGCTCCCCTTGTATCTCTAAAGGGGTATTTATGCCCTTTGAGACGCACCATCTGATGCACCTCTCCAAGCTGCAAAGCAGTAGGTGCAAAGCCAAACCTCGCATTTGCTCTTTGGCTGTAGGGATGAAATGTGACAGCTTCGCCAAAAAGTGCACTGAGCCCTAGCTCTTTTGCCTTTTGGATGAGCTTTTCAAACATCACTTTCATAATTCCCATCCCTTTGAAGTTGGGATCTACTACAGCGATGCCAATTTCTGCTGTATTAGAATTTGGTACCATCACGAGGGCAAAGTGACCAACTATTTTGTCATCAATTTGCGCTACGATGGAGTGGATTGCGCCTGAGCGCTCTTTTTGTACTATTTTTTCAGGAAAGTAGAAGATGTCTTTGAAGTAGGTGTAGCCATAGTTTTTATAGATGAGTCGCGCTATGCCAACCTCATCTCCCTCTTGAAAGCTGCGTACTATGAGTCTTTCTTTGATATGCTCTTTTGTTGTTTGATCGAGATCGTCTCCAATATCGCTATAAAAACCAACATCCTCTTTGAGACGCAGATGCAAAGGAGCATATTTGATGACTGAAAATTTTTTGCCATGCAGGCCAAGATTGAAATATTTCAAACTATCTACGAGTAAATAGACGCGATTGAGCCCTTTGTTTTTCTCTTTAAGATCTAATGGGACTTGTCCTAAAATCTTAGGATCAAATGGTAGCCCCTCATCTCTTACATCTATTTTTATTCCATTGTGAAAAATCTCGCACTCGATTTCAATAATCCCTTCCTCATCTTTTTCATAGGCATGCTCTACCGCATTTTCAAAAAGCTCCCAGACTGCTTCAATGAGCTCATCAGTCTCTTTTTTTGGAAATGAGACGATAGCGCATAATTCAGCTAAAAAACTACGTACCGGCTTGAAAAACTCGATATCGTTGTATGTTTTAATAAAAAATCTATTTTTCACAAAACTCTCCCATCGCTTTTAGAGCTGCTGCGCTTAAAATTTTCATACCAATTGGTAACGCATCCTCGTCCACATCAAATTTTGGATGGTGCTGCGCTACACAAGTTCCTTTTTTGGGATTACACACACCAAGGCGAAAAAAGGCTCCTGGTACGAACTCTAAGTATCTACTAAAATCCTCTCCACCCATCACGGGATCTTTCAAGTCAATCACGTTCTCTTCGCCGATAATCTCTTTTGCAACTTCTACAATAATATCTACTGCCTTATCATCATTGATAAGCTCTGGATTCCCATACTCATAGTGAAACTTATATTGTGCACCCATAGCGTGGCAGATTCCGTGAATAGTATCTTCCATCATAGCTGGAATATTTTTGCGCACCTTCTCATTTACTGTTCGCACAGTTCCTGTTAGCTTTATATGATCGCAAATGATGTTTGGTGCAGTTCCGCCCTCAATGGTTCCAAGACTAATAACTGCTGGGTGGAGGGGATCGATGCGGCGGGAGATGATGTGGTTGAGTGAGTTAACACACATCGAAGAGACCAAAATTGCATCCACTCCCTCATGTGGTCTTGCTCCATGAGCGCTCTTGCCAAATATTTCTATTTCAAATGTATCGGCACTTGCCATCATCACACCGTATTTGTAGCCAATTTGCCCCGTCATGAGATAGGGATAGACATGGAGCCCAAAAATGGCTTTGACATTTTCTAGTGCACCATCGCGTATCATCTCTTCAGCTCCACCATCGCTTACCTCTTCTGAGGGCTGGAAAATAAAGCGAATATTGCAAGGGGGCTTCTCTTTTACCTGTGCAAAAGCAATTGCTGCTCCTACTGCAATTGCTGTATGGGCATCGTGCCCGCAAGCATGCATGACGCCTGGCACTTCGCTCGCGTAAGGTTTTTCATTTTGCTCTTGAATAGGCAGAGCATCCATATCGGCGCGAATTGCTACAAAGGGTTTACTCTCATCTACTACTAAATCAGCTACAAGACCATGATGTGTTGCAAACTCTTTAATCGCATATCCTTCAATCTCTAAAATCCCTTTGACAAGATATTTGGTATGTTCTTCATGGTGGGAGAGTTCAGGGTGTTTGTGGATATCTCTCCGTACGTGGATAACTTTGTCTTTGAGGCCATCGATGATTTTAAAAAGCTCTTTTTTTATCTCCTTCATGCAAAGCCTTTTTTTCTATGATAAATCAAAAAAGTTTAAAAGTTTCTGTAATGGGAAAATAAAAAGCTTACAATATAAAGAAAGACTCGATTTTATGGGGATTAT
The Nitratiruptor tergarcus DSM 16512 genome window above contains:
- a CDS encoding UPF0175 family protein codes for the protein MKALGIRDLQKNPSALTKFLEENEYTLITKRNVPLGIAISFNDDIITKGLKTSLLINAYEEGLVSLGELAKALDISKKEAMKLISINGKNVIDYDFKEDLENLKDFAQ
- a CDS encoding DUF3368 domain-containing protein, which codes for MIVVSDSTTLIILFDLNRLDLLQNLFQKIYIPNKVHEEITYKEDISIPEFIEIVEVDKSEILKYLEFYLDEGESEAISLALERELPLIIDEKKGRKIAKNLGIKIVGLLGIIYLNIQKGFITKKEAKELLETAVKNGYRISEKLIKEVLER
- a CDS encoding GNAT family N-acetyltransferase, which translates into the protein MKNRFFIKTYNDIEFFKPVRSFLAELCAIVSFPKKETDELIEAVWELFENAVEHAYEKDEEGIIEIECEIFHNGIKIDVRDEGLPFDPKILGQVPLDLKEKNKGLNRVYLLVDSLKYFNLGLHGKKFSVIKYAPLHLRLKEDVGFYSDIGDDLDQTTKEHIKERLIVRSFQEGDEVGIARLIYKNYGYTYFKDIFYFPEKIVQKERSGAIHSIVAQIDDKIVGHFALVMVPNSNTAEIGIAVVDPNFKGMGIMKVMFEKLIQKAKELGLSALFGEAVTFHPYSQRANARFGFAPTALQLGEVHQMVRLKGHKYPFRDTRGATVVEYLVFKRTLRKIFIPKRYQEWIKKSYELCNVPFEIAEGGETKEKIAIEHNATFNITAIVIDGAGINFEERVTAIFEEAVKKHPDMVYADICLQSVANIDKVVEALRKLGFFYCGVLFLRRQEKDYLRMQLELAENIEEQNIVCYSDFCKELHRFILEDKKKI
- a CDS encoding M20 family metallopeptidase is translated as MKEIKKELFKIIDGLKDKVIHVRRDIHKHPELSHHEEHTKYLVKGILEIEGYAIKEFATHHGLVADLVVDESKPFVAIRADMDALPIQEQNEKPYASEVPGVMHACGHDAHTAIAVGAAIAFAQVKEKPPCNIRFIFQPSEEVSDGGAEEMIRDGALENVKAIFGLHVYPYLMTGQIGYKYGVMMASADTFEIEIFGKSAHGARPHEGVDAILVSSMCVNSLNHIISRRIDPLHPAVISLGTIEGGTAPNIICDHIKLTGTVRTVNEKVRKNIPAMMEDTIHGICHAMGAQYKFHYEYGNPELINDDKAVDIIVEVAKEIIGEENVIDLKDPVMGGEDFSRYLEFVPGAFFRLGVCNPKKGTCVAQHHPKFDVDEDALPIGMKILSAAALKAMGEFCEK